The Cyclopterus lumpus isolate fCycLum1 chromosome 18, fCycLum1.pri, whole genome shotgun sequence nucleotide sequence CGGCTCCCTGTGGAGACACCAGAAAGATGTCCACAGCTGATCCTAGATCagagggtttgtttgtttgtttgtttgtttgtttgtttaagaaGTCGTCGATGGTGTTTATTTTGAGGCCGGCGGCCATCGTGCAGAGcgatgtttttattaatgcgTTATGATGTGTTTACACTAGCCAGTGAACACGAGCAGcagctgtgacctctgacctctgacggCTGATTCCTCTGCAGTCAGGTGACCGACGGTCcagtctttcttcttctttctcacgTTTATCTGCAGAAACATAAATCATACGCTCCGGTGATCCGTGAGCATGTTTTGGTTCTTTGGTTCTTGTCGCTGTCGTGAATCATGACGGATAATATTTCATGAGCATCGTGATGCtgctggagaatgtgagatttGATCAGTGAATCAGCTcgctggagtgtgtgtgtgtgtgtgtgtgtgtgtgtgtgtgtgtgtgtgtgttgctgataGTGTGTTCCCCTGAGGCCTTCATCACAGAGCTGTGAAATGGTGaggtcacagtgtgtgtgtgtgtgtgtgtgtgtgtgaacacagcTGGTGTGACCCTCCCACCTGTGAACCAGAGTCAAAGTGTGGCTCTCTGCTCTGTGACGGACAGCTGGAGGTTTCAACCTTTTCATTGGACGGAATATGATGAGTGGTCTTACTGGGAGAGccactgggagagggagagccactgggagagggagagccactgggagagccactgggagagggagagctaCTGGGTGAGCCACTGGGAGAGccactgggagagggagagccactaggagagccactgggagaggtagagccactgggagagggagagccactgggagagccactgggagagggagagccactaggagagggagagccactgggagagccactgggagagggagagccactgggagagccactgggagaggtagagccactgggagagggagagccactgggagagggagagccgctgggagagccactgggagagggagagccactaggagagccactgggagagggagagccactaggagagggagagccactgggagagggagagccactaggagagggagagccactgggagagggagagccactgggagagggagagccactgggagagggagagccactaggagagggagagccactgggagagggagagccactgggagagggagagccactGGGAGAGCCACTGGGAGAGGTAGAGCCACtaggagagggagagccactgggagagggagagccactgggagagggagagccactaggagagggagagccactgggagagggagagccactgggagagggagagccactgggagagggagagccactgggagagggagagccactGGGAGTTGCAATCAGAAGGGTGTGAACCTCCTTTGTAGAtttagtcttttattttgaaggtacaGGTTCAAACTCTTGTTGTCATACTTCATATGTTCATATCATTCTGGTATCGGCCACTGGTTTGTCTCCTCCAGTGTTTTAAGAGAGAATATGTATAGTTTCCCATCGAGTGGAcaaaagcttttcttttatatctatattaatATCAAGGAATATGAACTGGCCGTAGAGCTACTGGGAGCCGCCCAGTACGACCTCCGTCTGCCGCTCTGCCGGGTCACTGAGCGGCTCGGGGGCACATCGGACCTCACCAGCTGTTCTGACACGTGTGTGCAAAACCAACACGTCAGCTGTTGTTGATTCAAACctcaacagctgctgctgtcacGTGTTATTGTTTTGGGATTCAATACATTCTGTTTTATTGAAATCAGAATGTCAAAGGGAGATTTTAGAGAGTTTGACATATTCAACAGCGTCTGGTGgagatatgtatgtgtatatgtgtgtgtatatatatatatatatatatgtatatatgtatatatgtatatatgtgtgtatatatatatatatgtatatatgtgtgtatatatatatgtatatatgtatatatgtgtgtatatatatatatatatgtatatatgtgtgtatatatatatatatatatatatatatatgtgtatatgtgtatatatatatatatatatgtgtgtatatatatatatgtatatatgtgtgtatatatatatatatatatatatatatatatatatatatgtgtatatgtgtgtatatatatatatatatgtgtatatgtgtgtatatatatatatatatatatgtatatatgtgtgtatatatatatgtatatatgtgtatatatatatatatatatatatatatatatatatatatatgtgtatatgtgtgtatatatatatatatatatgtatatatgtgtgtatatatatatatgtatatatgtgtgtatatatatatgtatatatgtgtgtatatatatatatatgtatatatgtgtgtatatatatatgtatatatgtgtgtatatgtatatatgtatatatgtgtgtatatatatgtatatatgtgtgtatatatatatgtatatatgtgtgtatatatatatgtatatatgtgtgtatatatatatgtatatatgtgtgtatatatatacatgtatatatgtatatatgtatatatatatatatgtatatatgtgtgtatatatttatgtatatatgtgtgtatatatatatgtatatatgtgtgtatatatatatgtatatatgtgtgtatatatatacatgtatatatgtatatatgtatatatatatatgtatatatgtgtatatatatatatatgtatatatgtgtgtatatatatatatgtatatatgtatatatgtgtgtatatatatatatatgtatatatgtgtgtatatatatatatgtatatatgtgtgtatatatatatgtatatatgtgtgtatatgtatatatgtatatatgtgtgtatatatatatgtatatatgtatatatgtgtgtatatatatatgtatatatgtgtgtatatatatatatatatatatatgtatatatgtatatatgtgtgtatatatatatgtatatatgtatatatgtgtgtatatatatatatatatgtatatatgtgtgtacatatatatgtatatatgtgtgtatatgtgtatatatatatatgtatatatgtatatatgtgtgtatatatatatatatatgtatatatgtatatatgtgtgtatatatatgtatatatgtgtgtatatatatatgtatatatgtgtgtatatatatgtatatatgtgtgtatatatatatatatatatgtatatatgtgtgtatatatatatgtatatatgtgtgtatatatatatgtatatatgtatatatgtgtgtatatatatatgtttatatgtatatatgtgtgtatatgtatatatgtgtgtatatatatatgtatatatgtatatatgtgtgtatatgtatatatgtgtgtatatatatatgtatatatgtatatatgtgtgtatatatatatgtatatatgtatatatgtgtgtatatatatatgtatatatatgtgtatatatatatatatgtgtatatatgtatatatatatatgtatatatgtatatatgtgtatatatatatatatgtgtatatatgtatatatgtgtgtatatatatatatgtatatatgtatatatgtgtgtatatatatatatatatgtatatatgtgtgtgtatatatatatgtatatatgtatatatgtgtgtgtatatgtgtatatatatatgtgtatatatatgtatatgtatacatgtatatatatgtatatatatatatacatatacatatgtatatatatatacatatgtatatgtatatatttatatatatatatatacacacacatatatatatatatatatatatacatatatatatatatgtgtatatatatatacatatatatatgtgtatatatacatatatatatgtgtatatatatacatatattacattacatttcatgtcatttagctgacgcttttatccaaagcgacttataataatatatatatatatgtatatatgtgtgtatatatatatatatatatatatatatgtgtatatgtgtatatatatatatatatatgtgtgtatatatatatatgtatatatgtgtgtatatatatatatatatatatatatatatatgtgtatatgtgtgtatatatatatatatatgtgtatatgtgtgtatatatatatatatatgtatatatgtgtgtatatatatatgtatatatgtgtatatatatatatatatatatatatatatatatgtgtatatgtgtgtatatatatatatgtatatatgtgtgtatatatatatatgtatatatgtgtgtatatatatatgtatatatgtgtgtatatatatatatatatgtatatatgtgtgtatatatatatgtatatatgtgtgtatatgtatatatgtatatatgtgtgtatatatatatgtatatatgtgtgtatatatatatgtatatatgtgtgtatatatatatgtatatatgtgtgtatatatatatgtatatatgtgtgtatatatatacatgtatatatgtatatatgtatatatatatatgtatatatgtgtgtatatatatacatgtatatatgtatatatgtatatatatatatgtatatatgtgtgtatatatttatgtatatatgtgtgtatatatatatgtatatatgtgtgtatatatatatgtatatatgtgtgtatatatatacatgtatatatgtatatatatatatgtatatatgtgtatatatatatatgtatatatgtgtgtatatatatatatgtatatatgtatatatgtgtgtatatatatatatatgtatatatgtgtgtatatatatatatgtatatatgtgtgtatatatatatgtatatatgtgtgtatatgtatatatgtatatatgtgtgtatatatatatgtatatatgtatatatgtgtgtatatatatatgtatatatgtgtgtatatatatatatatatatatatatatatgtatatatgtatatatgtgtgtatatatatatgtatatatgtatatatgtgtgtatatatatatatatatgtatatatgtgtgtacatatatatgtatatatgtgtgtatatgtgtatatatatatatgtatatatgtgtgtatatatatatatatatgtatatatgtatatatgtgtgtatatatatgtatatatgtgtgtatatatatatgtatatatgtgtgtatatatatgtatatatgtgtgtatatatatatatatatatatgtatatatgtgtgtatatatatatgtatatatgtgtgtatatatatatgtatatatgtatatatgtgtgtatatatatatgtttatatgtatatatgtgtgtatatgtatatatgtgtgtatatatatatgtatatatgtatatatgtgtgtatatgtatatatgtgtgtatatatatatgtatatatgtatatatgtgtgtatatatatatgtatatatgtatatatgtgtgtatatatatatgtatatatatgtgtatatatatatatatatgtgtatatatgtatatatatatatgtatatatgtatatatgtgtatatatatatatgtgtatatatgtatatatgtgtgtatatatatatatgtatatatgtatatatgtgtgtatatatatatatatatgtatatatgtgtgtgtatatatatatgtatatatgtatatatgtgtgtgtatatgtgtatatatatatgtgtatatatatgtatatgtatacatgtatatatatgtatatatatatatacatatacatatgtatatatatatacatatgtatatgtatatatttatatatatatatatacacacacatatatatatatatatatacatatatatatatatgtgtatatatatatacatatatatatgtgtatatatatacatatatatatgtgtatatatatacatatattacattacatttcatgtcatttagctgacgcttttatccaaagcgacttataaTAAGTGatttaaaccatgagtccaaactcagaacaacaagaatcaagcaagtacaactgtgtgtgtgtacatgtgtgtatatatatatatatatatatatgtataatatgtatatgtatgtgtatatatatatgtatatatatacacatatacatatatatatatatatatacatatatatatggttcACCTGAGTCTCCATCCGTCCCTGTGTACCCTGCAGCCGTGACGGCGCCGCCGGCTGGACGCATGTGAGCGACATGGAGGCCTTCAGTGCAGCCAACGCCACGCCGGGCGTCGACCGCGACTACGGCCCGGATACCGGCGCCGACCGCCCGGCTCCGCCCACATTGGTGTTCGAGGGAGTGAACTTTCAAGAGGACCCCATCAAGCTGCTGAGCGTTCAGGTAGCgtgaatatttattaataaatcaaaaggGATTGAACGGATGATGTAAAACCATCTATACTCGCAGTTTGAGTATCCagtaaagttgttgttgttgtcgttgtcgtTGTCGTCGTTGTCTGCAGGTGGTGTTGATCTTGGCCTACAGCACCATCATCGTGCTGGGGGTTCTGGGTAATTCTCTGGTCATCTACGTCATCTACCGCTTCAAGACGCTGCGCACCGTCACCAACTTCTTCATCGCCAACCTGGCTGTgggtatgtacacacacacacacacagacacacacacacacacacacacagacacacagacacacacagacacacacacacacagacacacagacacacacagacacacacagacacacacacacacagacacacagacacacagacacacacagacacacacagacacacacacacacagacacacagacacacagacacacacagacacacacagacacacacagacacacacacagacacacacagacacacacacagagacacacagacacagacacacacagagacacacacagacacacacacagacacacacagacacacacacagagacacacagacacagacacacacagagacacacacagacacacacacagacacacacagacacacacacacacagacacacagacacacacagacacacacagacacacacacagacacacacacacacagacacagacacacacagagacacacacagacacacacacagacacacacagacacacacacagagacacacagacacagacacacacagagacacacacagacacacacacagacacacacagacacacacagacacacacacagacacacacagacacagacacacacagagacacacacacagacacacacagacacacacacagagacacagacacacacagacacacacacagagacacagacacacacagacacacacacacagacacacacacacacagacacagacacacatctatGATTTGAAGCTGTCAGACCCATCAGAAGGGGAAATCCTCCAAGACATGAtggcgtgtgtctgtgtgtgtgtgtctgtgtgtgtgtctgtgtgtgtgtgtgtgtgtgtgttgtcctctgtagGTCGTCTGTGATGATGACTCAAACATCTGTCAGCTGTTATAATCTATTTCCCGTGATGTGATGTTTGACCTTCACACGTCTGAAGAGGTCAAATGtgacaagtttaaaaaaagaactccTGGAGGCGTtgaccctcctcttcctgttcctcttcctcttcctgttcctgttcctgttcctcttcctcttcctgttcctcttcctcttcctcggctTCATAACAAGTGTCCCACGTTGTGTTTTCAAATGAGACAAAGATGACGAGACTTTGACTTGTAAAGATGTCCATGTGAAGACTGACCACGGACAGCGTTGAAGATGACGAGACTTCAGGACCACGGACAGCGTTGAAGATGACGAGACTTCAGGACCACGGACAGCGTTGAAGATGACGAGACTTCAGGACCACGGACAGCGTTGAAGATGACGAGACTTCAGGACCACGGACAGCGTTGAAGATGACGAGACTTCAGGACCACGGACAGCGTTGAAGAGAGTTCAGGACCACGGACAGTGGTGAAGAGACATCAGGACCACGGACAGCGGTGAAGACGAAGAGACTTCAGGACCACGGACAGCGTTGAAGATAAAGAGACTTCAGGACCACGGACAGCGTTGAAGATAAAGAGACTTCAGGACCACGGACAGCGTTGAAGAGACTTCAGGGCCACGGACAGCGTTGAAGAGACTTCAGGACCACGGACAGCGGTGAAGAGACTTCAGGACCACGGACAGCGTTGAAGGTGAAGAGACTTCAGGACCACGGACAGCGTTGAAGAGACTTCAGGACCACGGACAGTGGTGAAAATGAAGAGACTTCAGGACCACGGACAGTGGTGAAGAGACTTCAGGACCACGGACAGTGGTGAAGATGACGAGACTTCAGGAATGATGACGCTCACGCGGACGACGTCACGGCGCTCACACGGCGTTCACACGGCGCTCACACGGCGTTTCACACGGCGCTCACACGATGACGTCACGGGCGCTCACACGGCGTTCACACGATGACGTCACGGCGCTCACCACGATGACGTCACGGCGCTCACACGGCGCTCACACGATGACGTCACGGCGCTCACACGATGACGTCGCGGCCGCTCACACGGCGTTCACACGGCGCTCCCGCGATGACGTCGCGGCGCTCACACGGCGTTCACACGGCGCTCCACTCTGATGACGGTCACGGCGCTCACACGGCGTTCACACGGCGCTCACGCGATGACGTCACGGCGCTCACACGATGACGTCGCGGCGCTCACACGATGACGTCGCGGCGCTCACGCGACGACGTCGCGGCGCTCACACGGCGTTCACACGGCGCTCACGCAGCGCTCACGCGATGACGTCACGGCGCTCACACGCGTTCACACGGCGCTCACACGATGACGTCACGGCGCTCACACGATGACGTCACGGCGCTCACACGGCGCTCACACGGCGCTCACACGGCGCTCACACGAATGACGTCGCGGCGCTCACACGGCGTTTCACACGGCGTTCACACGGCGCTCACGCGACGACGTCGCGGCGCTCACGCGATGACgtcatatgtttgtgtgtctgcagccgACCTGCTGGTGAACACGCTGTGCCTCCCCTTCACGCTGGTCTACACGCTGCAGGGCGAGTGGAAGTTCGGCGGCTCGCTGTGCTTCCTGCTGCCGTACGCTCAGGGGCTCGCCGTGCACGTCTCCACCGTCACGCTCAACGTCATCGCCCTGGACCGCCACAGGTGGGTGGGGCTtagagagggggcggggccacagCTTGACGGCACGGCAGGGATTTTAATaattaacaaagaaataaaacttGAATATTCTCTTGTATTAAAATggtaaatatacaataaataattatcaaaattaatgaaaataaaactttttGGGAATTTCTTCTTAAAATTAAcgagaaataaaaatgtgatattCTCTTTGAAAGCAGTAAATTCATGAGAAAAAAAGGGCCGAGAAAAAGCCTCAGatttatgttaataaataacTCACGAATTTAACAATTAAATCACAAATGCAGCCGTCATCTGAAGTTCTGAAGATGTCTTCAGAGTGAAGGTTTAGATTAAAGACTAATTAGAGCAAACACATATTAAAGACTTCCTTTGAGATGTTCCTGGAGCTCTCACAGCGTGCTCAAgtctgctgctgttgtgttgttgttgttgttgttgttgttgttgttgttgttgttgttgcagacgCACCTTCACTCCACGTTTGAAAGTTTGAGCtaaacagacaaaaagaaaatcagtctGCATTTAGAGTCAcacagaccataatgcaggggatgctttagggcggggctactaattgacaggtctctacgtccctcctcctcagtccttatacggtcacttcctgtttactggtgTGTGTTCCAGGTGCATCGTGTACCACCTGGAGACCAGGATGAGGAAGGACGTGTGCTTCGGGGTCATCGCGCTGACCTGGGTGCTGAGCGCCGTGCTCGCCAGCCCTCTGGCCATCTTCAGGGAGTACGGCTCCTTCACCCTGGAGCCTGGACACAccatacaggtacacacacacacacacgcacacacgcatggacacacacacacacacacacgcatggacacacgcacacacacgcacacacgcatgcacacacacacacacacacacacgcatggacacacacacacacacacgcccttgCCTCCCACTTCACCTGTCTCTTTGATCTCCCCGctgcctctccatctcttttcatctccccccccccccttcctcttttctcccccccccccccttcctcttttctcccccgCTTTGAACTCAAAGTTTTAAACACGTCGTCACATttttgactccgcctcctttcatttcctccctcaacagttttattatattcagtgtgtaaaaaaaactgatCTTTTCTGTCAGGTTTGCTCATCATCAGGCTCTTCTTCATCaggctcttcttcttcagcagaGCCTGATGAAGAAGAGCCTGATGAAGAAGAGCCTGATGAAGAAGAGCCTGATGAAGAAGCAACCCTTTTAATGGCGCTGCCTTCCTCATCCAACAGGTGTGCACGGAGAAGTGGCCCGGTAAGAACACGGACGGCACCGTGTACAGCATCTCCATGTTGATCCTCCAGTACTTCCTGCCGCTGTCCATCATCTCCTTCGCCTACGCCCGCATCTGGTCCAAGCTGCGCGCCCACGTGAACCCGGCGGAGAGCGGCGCCGGCGCCGGCGGCAGCAGCGCCGGCTCCGAGCGCCACCGCCGGCGCCGCAAAACCACCAAGATGCTGGTGACCATGGTGGTGGTGTTCGCCGTCAGCTGGCTGCCCTTCCACGCCTTCCAGCTGGCCACCGACATCGACAGCGCGGTGCTGGACATGCGCGACTTCCGCCTGCTCTACACCGTCTTCCACGTGGTCGCCATGTGCTCCACCTTCGCCAACCCGCTGCTGTACGGCTGGATGAACCGCAACTACCGCGCCGCCTTCCTCGCCGTCTTCAAGTGTCGcaaggggggaggggagcgGGGGCGGGGCGGGCGGCTCGACAGCATCCACCCCGTGGGCGGGGCCGGGGGGCGGGCCAAGAAGACCGTGGTCGAGACCCAGGACGTGGTGTCCACCCACCTGAACGCCACCGATGTGTGAGCGCCCatcggggggcgggggggaggggggaggggggacaggaAGACAATAGAAGAGATTCCAGAAACGAGAGCGAGAGGATTGAAGTCTTAGGAAGCCCAAAATAGAAGAGCAGCGAAGGGATTACAAGTCCCTTTGAGGACGGGACCTTTATTTTGGCGGGGTTGTGTTTGACAGCAGAAAGACTAGATGTCCTCCACGTGTGAAGCTCTTACATGGAACCAGAGTggcttactgtgtgtgtgtgtgtgtgtgtgtgtgtg carries:
- the npy2rl gene encoding neuropeptide Y receptor Y2, like; protein product: MEAFSAANATPGVDRDYGPDTGADRPAPPTLVFEGVNFQEDPIKLLSVQVVLILAYSTIIVLGVLGNSLVIYVIYRFKTLRTVTNFFIANLAVADLLVNTLCLPFTLVYTLQGEWKFGGSLCFLLPYAQGLAVHVSTVTLNVIALDRHRCIVYHLETRMRKDVCFGVIALTWVLSAVLASPLAIFREYGSFTLEPGHTIQVCTEKWPGKNTDGTVYSISMLILQYFLPLSIISFAYARIWSKLRAHVNPAESGAGAGGSSAGSERHRRRRKTTKMLVTMVVVFAVSWLPFHAFQLATDIDSAVLDMRDFRLLYTVFHVVAMCSTFANPLLYGWMNRNYRAAFLAVFKCRKGGGERGRGGRLDSIHPVGGAGGRAKKTVVETQDVVSTHLNATDV